ATAGGTCACTTCGTTTTCTTCTTGAACTGGTAAGGCATCCATATCAGCACGGATACCTAATACTTTACCATGCTGAGATTTTTCACCTTTAATAATAGCGACAATACCAGTTTCGGCTATACCTGTTTGATGTTCAATTCCCCATGCTTGCAACTTTTGGGAAATAAACTCTGCTGTCAGTTTTTCTTGAAAACCTAACTCTGGTTTTTGATGTATGTGTCGTCTCCATTCGATTAATTGCGGTTGTAAGGATCGAATTTGCAACCGTACATTAGCAAGATTTTCAGTAGAAGAATTTGGAATAGTAGAAATCATGATTGGTAATTAGTCAGTTGTCAGTTGTTATTATCCCCCTGTTCCCTGTTCCCTGTTCCCTGTTCCCTGTTTCCTCTCACCTATAAAGATAGTATTTCCCAGTCTAAATTAGATCCTACTTGGGCTAGTTTTGTTAGGTTAGTGGGTTCTTCTAAATAAGGTAAACAACCTAAAACGGGTATGTGAGTAAATGATTGAATTAACTCTGGTGGTGTTAAATCGGCTATTTCTTCATCAAACCGGGGTTGTGTACAATTAAGCACAATTCCCCGCAAATTTACTTTAGCTTGTCTTGCCAATGCTACATTAGCAACAACTTGAGCGATCGCACCCAATCTCACAGGTACAACTAAAATTGTTGGCAAACGCCATTCACCCGCTAAATCCGCTACTGTTAATTCATGAGTAATCGGTGAACCCAACCCCCCCAAAGATTCTACCAACAAAAAATCACGCCGCTGTTGCAACTTCAATAAAGTCTGCCAAACCAAAGCCAAATCTATGGTGCGATTTTCCTTAGCTGCGGCAATAGGGGGCGCTAGAGGTGCTTTAAAATACAGAGGTGTAGTTTCGTCTGGCGACTGGTCTAGTGTAAAAAGAGCGTGGTAAAGTTCCCTGTCGCCTACTCCTGATTGAATCGGTTTCATAATTCCCAAGCTACTTTGGGGGCGATATTTTCGCCAATAGGCTGCTAAAACGGTTGTCAAAAAAGTTTTACCAGCCCCCGTATCAGTTCCCGTGATTAATAGTGTGTTTGACAATTTATTTGTGAATTATTACTGAAGATAGATGAAAATAGTCCCCAGTAAGAAAATTACTGGGGCTATCTTTAATTTAGCTTAACAGCAAGAAGCCCCACGTCTCACTCTTAGGAGCGTGGGATGAATTGCGTAGCGTAGCACACAGGAAGGGAGACAGGTCGGAAACGAACACTTTCTTACTCTTCCGGTGAATTTTGATTTTCAATATATTTCCGTAATGTTGAGATAGTCACCCCGCCACAACTAGCAACGAAATAAGATCCGTTCCAGAAAACATCTTTCCAATAAATTTTGGCTAATTGTTCCGAGAATTCTTGGCGTAATTTCCTAGAAGAAACTGATTTAAGATTATTTAT
This genomic interval from Anabaena sphaerica FACHB-251 contains the following:
- the bioD gene encoding dethiobiotin synthase codes for the protein MSNTLLITGTDTGAGKTFLTTVLAAYWRKYRPQSSLGIMKPIQSGVGDRELYHALFTLDQSPDETTPLYFKAPLAPPIAAAKENRTIDLALVWQTLLKLQQRRDFLLVESLGGLGSPITHELTVADLAGEWRLPTILVVPVRLGAIAQVVANVALARQAKVNLRGIVLNCTQPRFDEEIADLTPPELIQSFTHIPVLGCLPYLEEPTNLTKLAQVGSNLDWEILSL